The following are from one region of the Candidatus Aenigmatarchaeota archaeon genome:
- a CDS encoding winged helix DNA-binding protein: protein MWSEKEDTALALFLREKPAKLMLSLKAADKKPKYVNRISKEIDCTYSHIIRLLDKLQELDLVKFTKVKRVKYVELTETGKDLALDLESVVRRLSKIQEHAPERAPKTPAKAE from the coding sequence ATGTGGAGCGAAAAAGAAGATACGGCACTAGCATTGTTCCTTAGAGAGAAGCCAGCAAAATTGATGCTTTCTCTTAAGGCAGCAGACAAGAAGCCAAAGTATGTAAACAGGATTTCAAAGGAGATTGACTGCACTTATTCGCACATTATCCGGCTTTTGGATAAGCTTCAGGAGCTTGACCTGGTTAAGTTCACTAAGGTCAAAAGGGTAAAGTATGTAGAGCTTACAGAGACAGGAAAGGACCTTGCTTTGGACCTCGAAAGCGTGGTCAGGCGCCTTTCAAAGATTCAGGAGCACGCGCCTGAAAGGGCACCAAAAACACCTGCAAAGGCCGAGTAG
- a CDS encoding AI-2E family transporter, with amino-acid sequence MDEEIRLKRTLASVLIVSLIGILIYAMLPYMAGVFGALIMYVIFRPVYRRISGKHRLPQVIAGIIVIILSLAVVLLPSIFLVSTAYSQINQVLSNSGFVGEAITTIDTLAPDLEIEDNLRQEVKNIKSALGGIIFKTANSMANIVINITLMYFLLYYLLTSEDSFRRKFYSLSPFNKRHTNELIVEFEKVTNTTIVVSGIIAIFQGALIWLCFWYFGLPGALFWGFLGAIFSFLPLLGPHLIWLPVLIIKALQGDYLVAGVFFIVGIVMTISDSVIRPPLQQQMGNIHPVVSLIGVLAGIPVFGLMGVVIGPLLLSYILLMFRMYRQEYLKEPESEGDLNHLPHKEEHTEKG; translated from the coding sequence ATGGATGAAGAAATTCGCCTCAAGCGAACTCTTGCTTCAGTACTTATCGTCTCCCTTATTGGCATCCTTATCTATGCCATGCTTCCTTATATGGCCGGCGTTTTTGGCGCGCTTATAATGTATGTTATATTTCGCCCGGTCTACAGGCGGATCAGCGGAAAGCATCGTTTGCCCCAGGTGATTGCCGGGATAATTGTCATAATCCTTTCGCTTGCCGTAGTGCTGCTTCCCTCCATTTTTTTGGTCAGCACCGCATATTCCCAGATAAATCAGGTTCTCTCAAACAGCGGTTTTGTTGGGGAAGCCATTACAACCATAGATACCCTGGCCCCAGACCTTGAAATTGAGGACAACCTTCGCCAGGAAGTCAAAAATATAAAGTCGGCCCTGGGCGGAATAATCTTCAAGACCGCAAACAGTATGGCAAACATAGTAATAAACATCACCCTGATGTATTTCCTTCTCTATTACCTTCTTACTTCAGAAGACAGCTTCAGAAGAAAATTTTATTCATTAAGCCCATTCAACAAGCGCCACACAAACGAGCTGATAGTGGAATTTGAAAAAGTGACCAACACAACCATTGTAGTCTCAGGAATAATTGCAATCTTCCAGGGCGCCCTAATCTGGCTTTGTTTCTGGTACTTCGGTCTTCCAGGCGCCCTCTTCTGGGGATTTTTGGGGGCGATATTCTCATTCCTTCCCCTTCTTGGTCCCCACCTGATATGGCTTCCGGTTTTGATAATAAAAGCCCTTCAGGGAGATTACCTGGTGGCGGGGGTATTCTTTATAGTTGGAATCGTAATGACCATTTCCGACAGCGTAATCAGGCCGCCTCTTCAGCAGCAGATGGGCAATATCCACCCAGTGGTTTCCCTTATAGGCGTCCTTGCTGGAATTCCGGTATTCGGTCTCATGGGCGTCGTAATCGGGCCGCTGCTTCTTTCATACATCCTTTTGATGTTCAGGATGTACCGCCAGGAGTACCTTAAAGAGCCGGAAAGCGAGGGGGATTTAAACCACCTGCCACACAAAGAGGAGCACACCGAAAAAGGATAA
- the rplC gene encoding 50S ribosomal protein L3, with protein MGAPHGPRRGSTQFWPRVRARRIYPRISTWSGSGLQGFAAYKVGMVQYSANETRKNVNYGKDIVKPATVLEIPPVYPIAITFYRKGVRGKRKVGTLFDVKALPKELKKDLKRQFSYKKEDGGKVPESYDEIRLQVSMFPRKIGLKKTPEIFEVGTDFDLEKAKAALGKELKIGEAFAEGDFINVTAITTGKGTAGPVKRFGVKRRNHHSKKGRRRIGTMGPTTPRKVLRTVPRAGQLGFGKRTEINKLILKISDKPEEVNPMAGFTGYGIVKGSYLLVDGSVPGHKNRLVVLRKQAKPNKAPLAVAEILK; from the coding sequence ATGGGAGCACCACATGGACCGAGGAGGGGTTCGACGCAATTTTGGCCAAGAGTAAGAGCCAGAAGGATTTACCCCCGAATTTCAACCTGGTCCGGGTCCGGCCTTCAGGGCTTTGCCGCCTACAAGGTAGGAATGGTGCAGTATTCGGCCAATGAAACCCGAAAGAACGTAAATTATGGAAAAGACATCGTAAAGCCGGCAACGGTTCTTGAGATACCACCGGTTTACCCAATTGCAATTACATTCTACCGAAAAGGCGTCAGGGGCAAGCGAAAGGTAGGCACCCTTTTTGATGTCAAAGCCCTTCCAAAGGAGCTTAAAAAGGACCTTAAGAGGCAATTTAGCTACAAGAAGGAAGATGGCGGGAAAGTGCCCGAATCTTATGATGAAATCCGGCTACAGGTCTCGATGTTTCCAAGGAAAATTGGGCTCAAGAAAACTCCGGAAATATTTGAGGTTGGAACAGATTTTGATTTGGAAAAAGCAAAAGCAGCGCTTGGTAAGGAGCTTAAGATTGGCGAGGCCTTTGCGGAAGGCGACTTTATAAATGTTACTGCAATAACTACCGGAAAGGGGACTGCCGGCCCTGTTAAGAGGTTTGGGGTAAAGAGAAGAAACCACCACTCCAAGAAGGGCCGAAGGAGGATTGGTACTATGGGTCCGACAACACCCAGGAAGGTTCTGAGAACGGTTCCCCGGGCAGGACAGCTTGGATTTGGAAAGAGGACCGAGATAAACAAGCTTATTTTGAAAATTTCAGATAAGCCCGAGGAAGTCAATCCCATGGCGGGCTTTACCGGTTATGGGATTGTAAAGGGCAGCTACCTTCTGGTAGACGGCTCAGTTCCAGGGCACAAGAACCGGCTGGTGGTGCTTAGAAAGCAGGCAAAGCCAAACAAGGCGCCACTTGCAGTTGCCGAGATTTTGAAGTAA
- a CDS encoding DUF373 family protein, with translation MNKKTNLSRGTAKKSESYPRCSEGGILVLNIDRDNDLGEKTGISGPVIGKEENLEAAKKLAVADPGESDANCIFGAVKEYDELHRQGHKVVIATITGDRRVGTTSDMVLGEQLEEVIMNCKPSKVVFVSDGAEDEFIMPLVQSRVPILSVKRIIVRQSVKLESDYYVMLTFFKELLAEPRNKRVLLGLPALVLVTYAIYGSIAWRFTVGLTGVYLIIKGFQLEDMMEGFVRELKATLAQGRLSFFLYSLAAVFLMVGVFQGYNTYNNLLPGTDLLKSSVAFVDAGLEYYLFSVLSFLTAKLLIVGGRDRKIFKYLTYYALAFSTYIMFENAFAYITAQGNLMRLVISVIASFMILSVAFITERVAFSK, from the coding sequence ATGAATAAAAAAACCAATCTGTCTAGAGGAACGGCTAAAAAATCTGAAAGCTATCCAAGATGCTCTGAAGGAGGAATACTCGTGCTTAATATTGACCGGGACAATGACCTGGGAGAGAAAACAGGAATCAGCGGTCCAGTTATCGGCAAAGAGGAAAACCTTGAAGCAGCGAAAAAGCTGGCCGTTGCAGATCCCGGGGAAAGTGATGCCAACTGCATATTCGGGGCGGTAAAAGAGTATGATGAGCTGCACCGTCAGGGCCACAAGGTTGTTATTGCAACAATTACCGGAGACCGGCGCGTGGGGACCACCTCAGACATGGTGTTGGGCGAGCAGCTCGAGGAAGTGATAATGAACTGCAAGCCGTCGAAAGTTGTATTCGTTTCTGACGGAGCTGAAGATGAGTTCATAATGCCGCTTGTCCAGTCTAGAGTGCCAATACTTTCAGTCAAGCGTATAATCGTCCGGCAAAGCGTAAAGCTCGAGAGCGATTATTACGTAATGCTTACTTTTTTCAAGGAACTGCTTGCTGAACCTCGCAACAAGAGAGTCCTGCTTGGTTTGCCTGCGCTGGTTCTGGTCACTTACGCCATTTACGGAAGCATCGCCTGGAGGTTTACAGTTGGCCTGACAGGGGTTTACCTCATAATCAAGGGCTTCCAGCTTGAGGACATGATGGAGGGTTTCGTAAGGGAACTCAAGGCAACCTTAGCCCAGGGTCGGCTATCATTCTTCCTCTACTCTCTTGCGGCGGTTTTTCTCATGGTGGGCGTCTTTCAGGGGTATAACACCTACAATAACCTCCTTCCGGGGACAGATTTACTGAAGTCTTCTGTTGCATTTGTTGATGCCGGGCTGGAATATTATTTATTCTCAGTTCTTTCGTTCCTAACTGCAAAACTCCTTATAGTCGGAGGAAGAGACAGAAAAATCTTCAAGTACCTGACCTATTACGCCCTGGCTTTCTCGACATATATCATGTTTGAAAATGCCTTTGCCTACATTACCGCTCAGGGAAACCTGATGCGGCTGGTAATTTCAGTCATAGCGAGCTTCATGATTCTCTCTGTCGCTTTCATTACAGAAAGAGTTGCCTTCTCAAAATAG
- a CDS encoding FAD-dependent oxidoreductase, with protein MRVVIIGGGTAGTETAFQLRKKDKECEILVLEGGKNTLYSPCSLPYVISGEISHFDSAFVFEERDYKTNGIILILGAKVEKIDRKSKKAIYRFGSEMKEIFYDLLVIATGSISRVPQINGLSGLKYHTLKTVEDAQGIKSEILPGKKALIIGAGYVGTELAYALNEAGVNVSLAEAGERVLANSFDRQIGRKVEEKLRERGITVLTGCAIGEISEGKAVAGDKTIDFDFLVVSGGACANITLARECGLEVGSGIKVNENMQTTDENIFACGDCVECKSFVTGKQIMSQLGSTAVRQAAAVAENLLGGDERFGSVLNASVSKLGELALGSTGLTEGRAKAEGIRAVSATFGGSSRAEYYPGGKPITITLVADAEGKLIGAQVAGCEEVLGRINQLSLAISQKIGLKELSRSEFAYNPCLSPIHDPVEVCAQLCEKKRQILPEK; from the coding sequence ATGCGGGTGGTGATAATTGGCGGAGGGACCGCAGGCACCGAGACCGCATTTCAGCTAAGAAAGAAGGATAAGGAATGCGAGATACTTGTGCTTGAGGGTGGCAAAAACACACTTTACTCTCCATGTTCGCTGCCATATGTGATTTCGGGCGAAATTTCCCATTTTGATAGCGCATTTGTGTTTGAAGAGAGAGATTACAAAACAAATGGCATTATTCTTATTCTCGGCGCAAAAGTCGAGAAAATCGACCGAAAATCCAAAAAGGCAATTTACCGTTTCGGAAGCGAAATGAAGGAAATTTTCTACGACCTGCTTGTGATAGCTACAGGGAGCATTTCAAGAGTGCCTCAGATAAACGGTCTTTCCGGACTTAAATACCATACGCTTAAGACGGTGGAAGACGCCCAAGGCATTAAGTCCGAGATTTTGCCAGGCAAAAAAGCCCTGATAATCGGGGCGGGCTATGTGGGGACGGAACTTGCATATGCCCTGAATGAAGCAGGGGTTAACGTGAGCCTTGCAGAGGCCGGAGAGCGGGTTCTTGCCAACTCTTTTGACCGGCAGATTGGGCGGAAAGTGGAGGAGAAGCTTAGGGAAAGGGGCATTACTGTTCTTACGGGATGTGCGATTGGAGAAATTTCAGAGGGAAAGGCCGTTGCCGGAGACAAGACTATAGATTTCGACTTCCTGGTTGTTTCGGGGGGTGCTTGCGCAAACATAACACTTGCAAGGGAATGCGGGCTTGAAGTTGGAAGCGGCATAAAAGTAAATGAGAATATGCAGACAACCGATGAAAATATTTTTGCCTGTGGAGACTGCGTGGAGTGCAAAAGCTTTGTGACTGGAAAGCAAATAATGAGCCAGCTCGGAAGCACTGCTGTGAGGCAGGCGGCAGCTGTCGCGGAAAACCTGCTGGGCGGCGATGAACGTTTTGGCAGCGTGCTCAATGCCAGTGTTTCGAAGTTGGGGGAGCTTGCTCTTGGCTCGACGGGCTTGACAGAGGGCCGGGCAAAAGCGGAAGGCATAAGGGCGGTTTCTGCAACTTTTGGGGGCTCATCAAGGGCAGAGTATTATCCAGGAGGAAAACCCATTACAATAACTCTGGTGGCGGATGCTGAAGGCAAACTTATCGGCGCGCAAGTTGCAGGCTGCGAGGAGGTGTTGGGAAGAATTAATCAGCTTTCGCTTGCTATTTCTCAAAAGATAGGCCTAAAAGAGCTTTCCCGGTCAGAATTTGCCTATAATCCCTGCCTTTCTCCTATCCATGACCCTGTCGAAGTCTGTGCCCAACTTTGCGAGAAGAAAAGGCAGATTCTGCCTGAAAAATGA